aacttcggccaccgatagtatccagaagataggcaaaaggtcagatatgcagccagaacccatggcagtgtgagtaacatgaagatcaggcaatgagtccatgattatGGGAACTTaaaatagtcctctaggaccaataggcttcagaaggaggtcccaatcaatataacgagaaacacctatggacaggtagagactctaaagcgaaagcaagcaccaacgtaggtcttaaagggcaagtcacaacgccagtacctagctataggaccggcgtgtgacaataaTGTTGCACttgcaacaggtaagggctccaggaaggccttttatagttgttgttgattcctgattggggACTGCAaacagctgggcagaagcagaactctgagttgctgagatggatcaggtgactatatccaagatggcagctcccacgGACTGGTTTTGgaaggaatctgaaatggaggctgttatcacctgattggcttaGAGGagtcatgtgaccgaatccaagatggccatgcccatactctgattcgggagggatctctggagtggagatagattggacagcatcttacggagaggtctgaaaccagcagagcctgaggaccgcagggacaacttggaaaagGCAGCAGGTTAtgaggttacacatgattccagcccgcagtttttctctacctatcacacaggttttgccaccacctattgaatatgggcaataggaccccaatatactggccCACACTGGcatacaaggcttctagctaccacagCCTAACAAGGTCCCCGacagcgaacaaagggttaactcttcacacctccagactgttacacaaatgtaaatgcaagcacacactaagcttgttaaacaaatgtatcaacaaatcacacactggcattcaaagggtgaacttggttgagctatattcttcttaacaggctaatgtattcgttagagtatcaaagacgcaacttactaaatttatagatttaatatgcaaaagtacaaggcattcagatataaaaaaaacaatacaattgacacaacatacacaagcaaaacagtttaaaataaaaaggattagcttcagagtataacttacatggaagtggtatattctgagccaagggaaattggctggAAGATGGAAagcttatcaatgaatgattgatttcccaaaagacagacaatttgctgtacctggtctcagctttttaaagacacttccacacctcttcctacccccaggggttgtggcctgtgacacttttttcaattttttgtggagcatcacacagatccaattttattattaataaatcccctatgaatttgtccatcttttgatttCAAACACCAAAAATTACAGTGTaattagtaacatagtaacatagttgatgaggttgaaaaaagacaccagtccattaagttcaacctattttggatctcctgcgatcctgcaattatatttgaaattaatccagagtaagcaaccgccaatctgtttcaattgggaaaatccccccagactcaatattgcagtcctatttttaccctatatccactactatccttcattttaattaacggtcgtatccctggatacacctttccactaaaaatttgtctaaccctttcttaaacatatctattgaatctgccatcacaaccttccctggcaatgaattccatatcttgactgcccttactgtaaagaaccccttcctttgctggttgtgaaatttcctctcctctaaacttaggggatgaccacgtgtcctgtgtatggtccttggggtaaaaagttcccatgaaagttttctgtattgacccctaatgtatttgtacatagtaatcatatctccccttagacgcctcttttctaaagtaaacatgcctaaactggctaacctttcctcataacttaatgactccataccctttatcaattatgtcgcccttctctgaaccctttctagttccaaattatcttttttatagagtggtgcccagaactgtactgcatattcaagatgaagtCTAActaacgatttatacagtggcaaaattacactgtcttcccttgcatctatgcccctttttatgcatgcaaatactttgtttgcccttgcagctgcagcttgacattgagcactattgctaagtctactgtctacgagcactcccaaatccttttccattatagattctcctaaattaattccatttaatttatagattgcgtgcttgtttttgatccctgaatgcataaccttacagtAATCTGTGTTAAACCCCATATTCCATTTGGCcccccaatcctccagtttatttaagtccctctgtagagaagctacatcttgctctgattttattaccttacagagtttagtgtcatctgcaaaaatagaaactttactctctaaaccatcattaaggtcattaataaatatattaaaaaagagtggccccagcacggaaccttgaggtactccacttaagacttttgaccaattagaaaatgttccatttatcacaactttctgttccctattctctaaccagttttcgatccaagtacaaattttgattcctagacccagttcccttattttgtaaatcaacctcttgtgtggcactgtatcaaaagcctttgcaaaatctaagtagaccacatctactgtgctgccctggtctaagttcccactaacacctcgtagaaactaattagattagtttgacatgacctatccctcacaaatccatgttgattcccactaataattttattgcgtaccaataatcctgaatactgtcccttaaaataccttccagtagtttccccactattgatgtcaggcttacaggtctataattctctggttttGATCTcgttccctttttaaacaatgacaccacatctgctattcgccaatcccttggtactgagcctgatgagattgaatctctgaaaattaagaatagcggtctagctatttctgagtttaacaccataaggacccttgggtgtatgccatctggacctggagatttatttatcttaatattcttcagtcgcctttggacttcttcctctgacaaccaagtattaattaatgcattgtttcatttccatttttatgtattactcctgccatttgttcctctctggtaaatactgaagcaaagaaagtgtttaatacctctgctttttccttagtatcatttatcaattcacccatctcacttcttaggggccctatattatcttttttaatccttttgccatttatatacttaaaaaactttgaaaggtttgtcttattttcttttgcaacgtgcctttcattttctaatttagcaaatctaatttcctttttgcatgttttattacattccttgtacctacggaaggactcctctgacccttcagacttaaacaatttaaatgcactcttctttctttgcatttcttcccttacctttttatttagccacattggtttagacttaattcttttacatttattttccataggaatgaacttatacgtgtatgtttccaacaacattttaaagacagcccacttttcttccgtattttttccttcaaaggctttgtcccagtctatgctctttatagactcctttagcatattaaaatttgcctttctaaagtttaaagtcctagttgatcccttgtaccgttgtttctggaaactaatttcaaatgagactatattatgatcactgtttcccaagtgctcctttacttgaatatttgatatttcgtctacattgtttgttattactaggtccagtatagtccggttcctggttggttcctctactaattgggacatgtaatggtcttttagcgtgctcagaaacctatttcccctagctgtaccgcaggtctcagtactccaatcaatgtccggataataaaaatcccccataattaaaatttgacctagttgtgtagcctttttaatttgctgtagaagttgggcttcctctatcgtactaatatctggcggtttatagcatatccctatcagcaacttctctgaactttttcctccgctggatatttccacccacaatgcctctatattatcaccaatcttctcgtatataacttcctgaatacttggttttaattctggcttaatataaagacatactcctcctccccttttatttaccctatccctcctgaagagagaatagccttccaagttgactgcccagtcatgtgtatcatcccaccaggtctccgtaatacctataatatcatactgctcattcattgctaatagttctaactcccccattttacctgttaggcttcttgcatttgcaagcatacacttaagtctattgcctcccttaggtatttctttttgctttaaaaagggcctctccttatcggctatgcttctctttcccccctctccacccccttgactcttgttaaattcctccttactactctcaatgtctatcccataaatagttgcttgcccctcccccccagagcctagtttaaaatctccttcaACCTTCTAAcaatcctctcccctagcactgcagccccaccctcattcaggtgcaatccatcacgacaataaagatggcaactgacggagaaatcagcccagtgctctaagaatccaaaatcctccttcctacaccaatcttttagccacgcattaacctccctaatctcccgctgcctccctggactagcgcgtggcacaggtagtatttccgaaaatactaccttggatgtccttgcattaagtttgcgacctatgtccctgaaatcattctttaggacaccccttcttcctctaactcggtcattggtgccaacatgcaccaaaaccgctgggtcattcccagccacTCCCAACAATCTAATTGTAGaacttatactcatttccttaacttctatattctgaatttgacatatgacctgcccttcatcatgctatggagGAATAAGTGGTTGaccactacttttattgattttaagtgtcatattttaaaactgaattctatctgtctatataaagtatagccaagCTAGCACATGGCCTCTGTGAACCAggcaccatgctgagcggttcctaaaagtctattcaggtgtcaaactcTATCCCAGGCCAGGcaatatctcacagcaggggcatTTGGAAGCTGTCACAgatgacactcctatcttctcacacttgAACATATAACAGActttctgtctccacattttacactttaatagctcaatttatcaatggattcatttgatgtaacatatttacactgcagttatgatttatcccttattcttCACAATTATGGATGGGTTAAgtcttataaataactaagttctctatgttcacaacagtaATCaaattgcccccataaatatgtattttctttaCTATGGAGCCACCATTCCTGACAAAGTTTCTCTGACGAAACGCGTAGCAGGTATTGTCGCATGGTCAGTCATTGTatgattgtcactcaccagactgtgagtgcttcttcccgtgtgtttaggaaccgtggccgtccaccatcctgagggtctgcgcatgtgcagccctttcaaaccttctgttcaggtTCCTTttagttaccgtatatactcgagtataagtcgacccgaatataagccgaggcacctaattttaccacataaaactgggaaaactttttgactcgagtataagcctagggtggaaaagagcgcaaATTTAAAAGTCTCCATGGAACAGCAAAACATAGTAGGGTGAGAAATCTAACAATATGAAACCATAACATTAAAAGTAACAATATAAAAGTTATTAGCTTTACACCCTTTAGGACAGCTGTTCCGTTACTACCAGTGAGGCTGTAGAGATActtaaacagatataaaaaagtattttactcTTTGTGTGTAGCATAGCTATCATAGCTATCATAGCTGTCTCTGTAGGACCCTCCTGAGCGATCACTATAACCTCCTTGACTCCTGCCACTTCCATAATAATCCCTTGAGCCACCACTGCCACCATATCCTCCACTCCTGCTCTCAAACCTGCTGCTTCCATAGCCCCTGTCACCGCCACCACGGCCTCTGCCACCACGGAAGAATCCTCTTCCTCCAGATGAGCCCCCTCTGTAACCTCCTCTCCTGTCACCGGAGGACTTGCCAGCCTGATCCACACGAATCTGACGTCCATCCACAGACTTTCCATTCATTGCCTGCAAGGCATCTTTGGCATCCTCTGGGTTCTCATACGTAACAAAGCCAAATCCCCTGGATCTCTTAGTTTCCCGATCCTTTACCACAACCACCTCTGTGATCAGACCATATTTGCAGAACACCTCTTCCAGATTCCCCTCGTTGGTGTCAAAGCTCAGACCGCCGATAAAAAGTTTGGATTGTCTGGACAGAACAAACGAAAGGCGCggacgcagagagagagagatttttttactTACCCCacatgcgttccaacaacaggaagttcggcatttggaacgcaagtatgcgttccaaatgccgaacttcctgttgttggaacgcatatgcagaagttaacagccgagggaccggacaccaggtaggttcacccgtgtataagccgagtggcctttttcagcatacaaaaatgtgctgaaaaactcggcttatacacgagtatatacggtaattggctgatcaggcaacactccctatttaaagcacctgagttccatacctcgtggcctgatcttggagtctcattccccatgagcctctgaaggtgttcctgtgtgtattcagctcagctgattcccaTGGCTTCCAGACCACcttaactctcctgtggtttccagacaacttcaactctcctgtggtttccagaccacttcaactctcctgtgtttcatcgtgactgtattagctgattcctatccgctgcctccgtgcactacagttatcaactcacttcaactctcctgtgtttcatcgtgactgtattagctgattcctatctgctgcctccgtgcactacagttatcaactcacttcaactctcctgtgtttcatcgagactgcaccagctgattcctatccgctgcctccgtgctcaacagttccagctcatctcaactctcccgtgtttcatcttgactgcacctgctgattcctatccgctaccttcgtgtacctgcagtgtcctgcttgccgctacccttcagttctactcgtgtctgcagccagctgatccgctctccatgcttctacagtgttcctgcctgtgtcaactcgccagtctgcatcggatcaacgcctcgctgctttcatctcgtctagaccatctctactcttcagtgttctccaggtgtccagttctatatactactgcttcctgagtatttgtttctatctctgctggtctacctacctgtgcgctgcacctacttgattaccgcttctaccctcctgggacttcgcatcctgccggcctccagccgttcaggtatctctgcactcctgtctgacagcctgctcctgaaccacggtatgcatacttctcattgtgctggtgtattgcatatcttgctggactgagttgttctcctctggagtttactatccgctgagactattgccatcatttgactgtgttaccttttgcccggatagttcctgtgactttgtattattgtgcaatgctgttcagtcattactatattgtgcatatcatcgtgggatcaagttcagtgtgcccgtgtatactctgtattgcatttctctccccgtgctcctcctcacatatatattcagtggtacaacttgctagaggcagaccactgttccctgtttcctgagtcacctgtttccagtatcctttcacatagcagtggtacaacttgctaacgcagaccactgacttcccggatacctccacctggattccattccttcacatagacagcggtacaacttgctaaacgcagaccgctgactctcatcacctcctcgttgcttctggacattcctcctcactatagcagtggtacaacttgctaccgcagaccactgactaccctcacatttcctttgtccattcagttcctcgtgtactactacctatatattaccagtgctgctagtcatagactttccacgagcattctctaccatctgctgtctcctgttccgtgatcaccccgctaccagagtaccatattaccatctatactgctctggtaagtccatcacctggtgatccctgggtaaagactcctagtgcccgtgaaaATGATATCTGCTACATGCTGGATAGATATGGAAAGAACTTAATAGATATACGGAGAAGATTCAGTGTATTGCTGTAATATGTTCACACTTGTTTGATTTCTGGTACGTGTTAAATCTGTgcaactttttaaataaaattgtttttaatgaaaatacGCCATGGAAGCACTcccatatgttttattttttagattcatGGTTTTACCATGGAGATCAGATATGTGAAGGGGAAGTTGCATGGATTACGGTCTGCTTGTTCCTAATACTTAAAGCctgatgataaaagtggaataatcaagtattttacaaataatttatACTTTGAACTGTTTACACAATTTAAGAGGTGCTCAAGAAGTACTGATACAAAGATTAACTTTGTACACTgtaaacattttgtattttttttaacgttAGGTAACAAAATgtgaatataatattttttcatatattaattTGACCTGTAACTGTGAGGGGAAATCTTTGGAAAACTAAAGGTTTGGCGAAGAGAACATATAGATAATATTGAAAACACCCCCAAGATCCAGTTGGTAACAAATCTGTAACATGTCTTCTATCATATCTTGAAACGTCTTACACCTGTAACCCCTGCAATTGAAAAGGTCATAAATTAAATTAGTCAGAAAAGCTATACTGTATGtgcatcacatatatatatatatatatatatatatatatatatatatatatatatatgtgtgtatatgtagtgagaaagtacagcattcacatgaatccgactgttaggaacccctcaaaccAGTACAgaaaaacccggagtctgctctgagagtctggtattcactgttgcccctagtggtggggacagacttggctgcagactaacagagggttgtgagatgCGTACCGGCTtgggggaacccaggaaggcagagtgcaggcaagggtcgagggccagcagcaaacagagtatccaataaacaagccgaggtcagaggtcacaggcagaacagcagcgttagagtccaggcaaaagatcaaggggAGCAGGCAATCAAacgtagtcagatatccaggcaagggtcggcaacaataatcagaatccaaatagaACAGTGAGCAAGGGatacagcaggctagtatgcagcaagcaggaactataaccagcagggggAGGAtagcccctccctgccttataactGTGCACTGGCCAATAGAAAAGACACTGGGGGCAGGTCCTATATTAGCCACCTGGCTAAAGTTTAAATTAGAGCGCGCGCCCGGCTACCctgaatgccgggacgcggcactacCACTCAATAGCGTCCCGTCCATTGCCTTAGCAAAGGCTCTGGGCACCAccatggctcgtaacagtacccccccttgaggaggggtcaaggaaccccgacaacccggttttccgggaaattttttaaagaattcggCAAGTAGTTTGTCCGAATGCAAATTTCTTTGtggcacccaagaacgttcctctggaccatagcccttccaatggacgagGTAGTGAACCTGACCCTGAACTTTTTTTGAATCAAGGATCTTCTCGACTACAAATTCCTGATGTCCATCCACCGACACTGGTTGAGGCCTAGAGGACTGTCGAGGTCTGAATCTCAGGGAAGATCGGGCAGGTTTCAGCAAATAACAGTGGAACATACTGGGAATTTTTAGAGATTCAGGGAGCTTTAGTCTGAAAGCTACTGGGTTGACTTGTTTTGTGATggtaaaaggaccaataaacttgggCCCTAATTTCTTGCATGGTTGACGGAGTCTTATGTTTCGAGTAGAAAGCCCCACGGAATCTCCTACCTTAAAGAAACAGGCAGAGCGATGTAGGTCGGAAAAAACTTTTGACCTAAAAGATGCTCGGAGTAAAGATTGATGAACCGATTTCCAGATCTTCTTAAGCCGGGTGGCCGTGGCCCTGGTTTCGGGTGGCCTATCAGTAGATAGAGAGGACAATGAGTTGACTCTGGGATGATATCCAAGGTTACAATAAAAGGGAGAATACCGAGAAGAagtgtggcatgcgttgttgtacgcaaattcggcccatgggaGAAGGTCAGACCAATCGTCATGATTTTTGGATATATATAGCCGTAGATATTGCTCCAGGGACTGgttcaccctttcggtttgcccgttAGATTGTGGATGGTAGGCCGATGATAGACTGAGCCTAATACCTAAGAAGGAGCAAAAAGCCTTCCAGAATGCTGCAATAAACTGTGACCCCTGATCTGATACTATATCCTCCGGCAACCCATGATATCgaaaaacatgtttaataaacaaggTGGCCAGAGAGCGTGCTGAGGGTAATTTGGTCAATGGGATAAAATGGGCTATTTTACTGAATCGATCTAccgttacccagatggtgttgcacccggaagACAGAGGTaaatcaacaatgaaatccatggacaagtgggtccaaggtCTCACCGGGGCTGGTAATggcattagtaaaaaaaaaagcggatTCATCTCGCTCTAGCGTTAAGACTTCCTCATCATTTGAACCTTGGAATTATTTACAATTATACAGGTAATTcaatatgagggggtgctctctcaACCAAAATTTACATCAGAACAGAAAATGGTGAAACAAGTCACCTAAGAAAGGTTGCTgactgaggcactccagtccatttAAGAGTTTTTAAAAAGACACAAATTTTATTAGAAGtaatctataaaaacaaatagacCAGGCATCATCAaagtcggcgaatattaaaataaagaagtgaagaaaaataaagataagtgataaaggtagttaaaaatacccttccggtAGTCACGAAATTGTGACACTAGTAGTTAAATGGGGAAATTACCCATTAGTGTAGGACTATATACACAGATCCCCAGGTTTCGATGAATCTATACCAGTCAGGTTATTAATCCTGACTTTtgacaaacaaaaatatatatagactCAATTTCCCATGAATATTTGTGTCAGACTTTAACATCTCAGTGGTATTGGAAATTATAACCCGCATAGGCACATCTCTATAAGCACTGCTGTCATTTAATCCAGAGTAGACACATTTTGCTAACTTATGTGAAAATTGACACAATGTATCTATGAACATAGGAACATAAAATTTCAATAAAGTGTTTTGTTGCATACAATGATACAGTGTCTACACTAATGGGTAATTTCCCCATTTAACTACTAGTGTCACAATTT
The Mixophyes fleayi isolate aMixFle1 chromosome 1, aMixFle1.hap1, whole genome shotgun sequence DNA segment above includes these coding regions:
- the LOC142141389 gene encoding cold-inducible RNA-binding protein B-like produces the protein MPFGLSNAPAVFQDLINDVLREFLGSFVVVYLDDILIYSQSLKQHREHVQLVLRNLRHHHLYAKLEKCKFEVSTVTYLGKKISLSLRPRLSFVLSRQSKLFIGGLSFDTNEGNLEEVFCKYGLITEVVVVKDRETKRSRGFGFVTYENPEDAKDALQAMNGKSVDGRQIRVDQAGKSSGDRRGGYRGGSSGGRGFFRGGRGRGGGDRGYGSSRFESRSGGYGGSGGSRDYYGSGRSQGGYSDRSGGSYRDSYDSYDSYATHKE